The sequence TAGgtgacataaatatatattttggcagtgtaggagtcatcttctatttttactttttctcatatgataatgggttgccttcagatgttgtggaggtaATAAATGCAAGTTAgcttaagagaaagcttgataactacACGAATGATAAAGACTGACTTTAAgattttaaatttacttattaataattttagtttggtGTAAAGGATgaaacagctgagatggaccaacaggttccTTGTTGTCACAAAACAATTTGTTAACATGTTCTGtcgttacttttattattttggatTATATGACAAAATAAGTCTTGTTCATACAAGTATaacaaattaattcatttcttcaGTATGTGAGTAACATTTGTTACAGGTTACATTTACTTGTAagcttatttttgtaaattaacttTCTAATATAAACACCGAAACTAATGTAGGTTTAGTTTGAGATACATTTCAATAGAAAGTCCAAGAATAAAGGTAATTACGCCAAACTTATTAGACTTAGATCGATAAATGAACAAACCAACTTTCAGTATTACTAGCTATTGGAATAGATGCATTAATTCACACTTTAAAGACTCTTCTGACACTGAACTTCAACTTAGTTTCCAAATTTTTGTAGgatttttgaaatgaaagaatACATAATCTGCTACAAGAACTTATAGTTCAGGTTTCCAATGctcattactttaattttatgtacaatCATTAATATTCATATGGTAGTTTCATAATCtcgaaaaaaattacaaacacacaatggaataatttgttaataaaaaaaaaacaagaaaaacatattaCCAAAATATTAGAGCAGCGTATAAGAGtccttaaataataacaattaattaaatattgcacATATAGgaactataaaaatattcaaaaaagttGTGGATTGCATTTAAGAATTTGTGTTCTTCTGACaagataaaatgttaatttaggGCTTTACTTTTAATGAGAAATTTAACATTGTATTCGTGTCGATAAGTGACTTcctgaatttattttgtttatttagatgAGTAAAGATGACCTTTTATTTCAAGACTTTTTATTGTCTTGCTTGGAAAACGCATGTTTTCCAAATCTGTTGTTCTGGGAGAACCGCAATGAGGGTCTTTTTGGAATTAAATGGATCAATATGAAGTCGAGATTGTTCACGGAAGATGATTTTATGTTGTTCATTGTAAGTTTATTTGACCATAAAGAAATAcacatgtttttaaaacaaggtagtttttgttttttataaaaaaaatactagttgTATCTAAAAGGTACAGTAAATAACTTTTATGTTTTCCGTCAGACAAATTATCCAGCtctatatattgaaacattttgtcaGATTTTGAATtctctttgaaatattttgacaaatGTGATCGTTTTTCCTTTTTTAAGTTTAATTCCATAGAGGTTTTAATTTGCTTAGAATTATAAGAGTCGCTACTGACCTTGTTGACTTCTATTGACTGTCTGTAGTCTATCAGTACGAGATAAAGGACATTTGTGCATAAATAGGCTTTTGTATAGCTTAATGCGAAATTatcaaaacaaactagttttaatCACGAGCAATTCCGTTATTATTGAAATGTCTGCTTTCTGATACACACTTTCGTTCTGAATAAATATAAGCTACTCTTGTTAATTCCAACACAActgtaaatttctttaaaaaatatcccCTTTAGATGAGGTCCCAAATGGTTAATTAGAAGCTTGAATGTTTTAACCTCCCAAAATAAATTTCAATCTTCGTACAGTGTAGATGATTTATCATAAGTCTTTTGGATTAATAAACTTCTAATGTGATAAGACCGATCAGATGCACTAATGTGTATGCTATATTTTAATTGGTCTGAgattacatgtttgttttgtcaCTATCTACATTAACCTTTATAATAAATGACCATGTATTACTGGATTCATTTTAGGATAATTTGTGTGTATATTTAGGAATGGGACAAAAAGAAAGGTCATTATGACATCAAAAATCCAAAATATTTAACTGACGGAAAGGCTCGATTCCGAAGTAATCTTTACAAGATGGTAGCTAATAAAAATCTGAAAGTAGAGAAAAACGTGAACACCACCACTACAGAATGTCGTTTTTACAGAATTATTGGTAAatctttcttgaatatttttgtatacaaGCTTTATTTCGTATTTATATTCATGTTTACGAAATTTTCAACATCTTAAAATATTCAGGTTTTTTAATAGCAGAATAAACTGTTTTCTGTTTTCTGAAATGTTACTAATACTTCCAGgctatttattttatgtactttgCAATATATTAATGGtagtattgtgtaaaatatttaaataaattattttgtattttttgcttCATTATTCTATAGATGTGTGCTTTAAACCCTTTCTTTGTAGATCCAGACCTGTTATATTCCAAGCCGTTACAACGTTCAGTTTCTATCAGTAGCACTACTGTTGCAGACCAGAACTCAACCAGCAAAATTATTACAGAACAAGAGAACGTTTTAGTAACTTCTCCAAATCAAGAAATAAGTGTCTCATCAGACAGTGTTTTCATAATAATTGCACAAGAAAGTGCTGTGAACACTATGTCCGCAGAATCTCATGCTGGCATTTCGGAAGAGTCCATGCCACAATACAAAATGGGCACTGAGAAGGATTCACAGAATAAAAACACGATTTCTAAAGAAGTGAGAAATTTTGAACAAGCGCAAGCCATCGTCATGGACTATCAGTTTCTAAACCAAGATTATGGACTGGGAAATGGCATGTTTGAAAGAAAATACACCACGCAAAGCGGAGACTGTGAAGAATTAGGTTTACCATACGACACTATGAATTATATGGAAAAACACCTTGTAAGTTATCTAAGTAACACCAACATTCTGGACCATTCTGAAGTAGAAAACAGGCTAGTACCAGAGAACCAACTGGATTTCAATGTTTTAGGTTCTGATAACGAGTTGCCGTACATAAAGCAGCAAACTGCATATTCTGAACCAGAAAATATTGACAATGATAATTTGAGGGGAATAGATTTTTCAGAAGATTTTCAGGTGCGTcctcttgttttttaattttctagcGACgcgtaatattaattttatttattgtgctTCAAAGCtaacttttttattgtaatatcgTTTTTGCCTGTAATTTGTTTAtgataaacagaaagaaatattattatatacgcAGTACTTTCTTATGCTCTGCTATGACAGCCCTCTGTTGACCAAAAGATAAAACGATCCTGAGGGTTTGTAAGGTATATTTTGAGGTTGTATGGCGCAGATAGCTAGTTTAGCTTTGAACAAATCAGCCAAACTGTAAGGTAACGCTTTCAAAAAGAAATTCACATAATAATAACCAGCCTTTTATTTCTTGCCATTCCAACGATATGGCGATAATTctgaatgtttataacagaaaaaaaaacaactgggtTTTGAGGACAACTCACTGTgtagaaacaaactaacattttcttctttttttttcagaatccaGAATACCATTTTTGCGTAGATACCCATCTTATGCATGGCTATCTAATAtatcatacatatttataaatagttgTTATTGATTTTAAACCTGTACTAGTACTGTGTGTTTTTCTAAAAACAaggccacatcggtctatctacTGTTTCCACCGAAGgggtcgaacccctgattttagcgtggcAAATCATTgtcttaccactgtcccagcgacGGACGCACGTGTACTCtaattatattttgatgaaaaaacaGTTCCTGGTCTCAGATTGCATTTTGTTACCAAGTAGAGTTCGTAAAGTcaacaaagatatatttttgaatgaatatacaataataaagtataaaaacacaacaaagttttacttgtttgaagTTGTTAACAAAGCTAAACAATTAGGTGTCTGTTCTATGACTACCATGGATATTGAAAATTGCTTTTAGCCAttttaagccttcagacttactgctgtgccactaaaGGGCAACAAAGcaacaatacatattttaattaatactatTATCTGCATTTTTAAATTGCTTTACGGTTACAAAAGCTGTGCtgtgttacaaaaaaaagaaaagctagTAAAGTATATCACACAGTATGTTTAGATCTTACTCGTAATACGGTTTCCTTTTTTGTTCAACAGGAGCTCATGGAAATAATCGATAAGGAACTGGATGAATAGAGCCTGATGCAGCTGTACATAGTATGTTGCTTGTAATGGACTAGAATAATTacgtttttattttgatttatttgaaaCGGAGTTGGAAGCAAAACGTATGAaagattttatataataaataataataatttaaatgattttatctcTATTTGCTTAAGAATTTACTTTATCCAAACATAACTGTGTGGGTTAAACTAAAGTGTGCAGTAATCACAAATTTGCCGACACGGACGAACGCTTTGCATAAAACGTGTGGACCAATGGACGCGTTTTCTTAGTttgttgtgtttgaatttcgcgcaaagttacacgaagactatctgcgctagccgtccctaatttagcagtataagactagatggaaggcagcttgtcatcactacccaccgcctactcttgggatagccttttaccaacgaatagtggcactGACCGGAGGTatataacgtcctcacggatATAatggcgagaatatttggtgggaggggattcgaacctgcgatcctcagattacgaatcgagtgccctaaacACCTGGCTACGTCTGGCCGTTTTCTTCGTAAGTGCTTTACTTGAGGATATGGCACTTGATATAAAATACATCaaaggtaataaataaatttactacatttatattatatatttttaatttgttactgTTCACAATGTATGCTATAAATATGACCATCTATCACAGAAGAATGTACTTGGGATAACTGCAACCTCCAAATAAATACCCTTATTAGCTTTATAGTACCTTTTgataaacatattacattttcaagtttAATTCCGTTTTTCTTTGATATATTTACAAGTTACGCTACCAATAACGTAGTTGTCGTCACTGAATATGCTTGTCATTTCAGCCGTGTAGCCgttataaagtaaaaatcaatcccactactcatttgataaaagattagcttaagagttagcggtgggtagcaTAAATTAGTAACCTTTCCTGTAAGGGGGAGCCAAAGATGGCAACTGTCCAGGAGTTTGGGCAAATGAAACCTTGTTATGCCGTAAATCCACAAAGCATTTTAGGCTATATCttcattaaataacaaaaaaaatagtttttggcTTTTCTTTGCATGTAGACACTTGATACattgatatatatttgttactttatttgttgttattttattaatgtttacacAGTGAACTAAAGACGTTGCCGCTATAATTTTTCCTTGTTTATGAGTTCGTTGCTGACCTAATTGAGGAACTTGTTctataataaatttctttaaaatgttaaaaacgaCACAGAAATGAGGCTTTACCGTTACAACACGACTTTCACACATGGGGCCTTTTCTTTTATAACAGGTTAAGTTCGGAGGTTTACCACTTTTCTATAAGAATTGCAGGTTCGGAATGTACTTACCAATGAATTCACATTCGGCACCAAGTTTTTAGGTAGTCTAGGACCAGGGAGGGTCATGTACGTTTTCGATCTCATCCTcctaaaactgaattatttatcttgtttatttgtttttgagtttcgcgcaatgttacacgAGCTACACGTGACAAATCATTTTTTGGTTTTACGATGGATGTAAAATGAATATATGATTACAAACATTATTGGTGTCTCAGAGTAACTGCTGAGTACTGACAGTATCTTCACaaataaacactaatattttCTATGGAGGATTGTTCGcataaaaatcacaaattaacacTAAAGGTTGAagaacataaatttgatacaggGAGCTGATTGGACATGAGCTTTCAGAAAAGATTACCGTATTAATCCTTCTAAGCTGGCAGACTGTACTTAAAGACAGTAGATTACTCTATTAATCCTTCTAGGCTGGCAGACTGTACTTAAAGACAGTAGATTACTCTATTAATCCTTCTAGGCTGGCAGATTGTACTTAAAGATAGTAGATTACCGTATTAATCCTTCTAGGCCGGCAGATTGTAGTTAAAGACAGGAGATTACTGTATTCAATTTTCTTGGCTGGCAGATTGTACTTAAAGATAGTAGATTACCGTATTAATCCTTCTAGGCCGGCAGATTGTAGTTAAAGACAGGAGATTACTGTATTCAATTTTCTTGGCTGGCGGATTGTACTTAAAGACAGTGGTTTACTGTATTCATCCTTCCGAGCTGGCTGTACTTTAATACAGGCTGACTCCTTTGTTTGGAGTGTATTTATGAAGGGACTGTATTGTCAATTTACTGGATTTATCTACAGTTACTGTTTGAGAATATGCTTTGTGTTGAAAAACGTGTTTTAAAATCCTGTTCTTTAAcctgttattaataaataatgtgatGTACTAAATGAGTATGGAATTCACTCTCGCACAGTAGTAACAGTTTCCATCACTGGGTAGTGTCTTTTAGGTTATACAGTAGAAAGACCAGTCCACGTGATGATTTAAGGAAAGCGTGTTATATCGCCTACCTGTCTTATATACATTGTAAACTGTGGTGTCTCTCCGAACCTGCttcccagtggtacagtggtatattTGCAGTCTTATACCGctataaacctggtttcgatatctgtggtaaGAAGAGCACATATAGTACACTTCTCGTGCTGTTTCAAAAGCTGTGCATGCAGACACAGCTCAGCATTCACTCTTAAAAAGACAGGAATacagacatgaataatgttgattaTAAATATGATTTTGAACCAGGAATTAATCAAACTATTATTTAcgtttcaaaatgtgacgtaacttaaataataacaatgtagGTTTACCTATGTTATTGTTGGGTGACTCTAGCACGACTGAAATGTTCGACAATTAGTTTTCACAGTGGGCGGTTCAAGTAGATCAGAGATTTGGTTCCAAGTGAAACCATGAGTGAAACACAATTAACCTTTTGAAAAcccataaattatttaaattcataGATTAACTTGAACTTTTCCAGTCACTGGAGATGAGAATTTTTGCTTGTTCAGAATAATTCATTTGTGTATACCACCTATACTATACTAACGACTGAATGCATACGGTGTAAAAATGCTTCACAACTGTGTGTTATGGAAAAAACTAAGCGTACGTATTAGTTTTCTCGTATTTTAATGGCAGCATTATGATAATATCTTTGTAGCCTCATAACGTTGTAATAGTTATTGTGTGCTTACGTTATACTGTTAGCACTATAGAGAT comes from Tachypleus tridentatus isolate NWPU-2018 chromosome 12, ASM421037v1, whole genome shotgun sequence and encodes:
- the LOC143233246 gene encoding uncharacterized protein LOC143233246, whose product is MAGGAADCVYWERVLAERCRIYELRNRERMSVAAASKLLANILYNYKGMGLSLMSKDDLLFQDFLLSCLENACFPNLLFWENRNEGLFGIKWINMKSRLFTEDDFMLFIEWDKKKGHYDIKNPKYLTDGKARFRSNLYKMVANKNLKVEKNVNTTTTECRFYRIIDPDLLYSKPLQRSVSISSTTVADQNSTSKIITEQENVLVTSPNQEISVSSDSVFIIIAQESAVNTMSAESHAGISEESMPQYKMGTEKDSQNKNTISKEVRNFEQAQAIVMDYQFLNQDYGLGNGMFERKYTTQSGDCEELGLPYDTMNYMEKHLVSYLSNTNILDHSEVENRLVPENQLDFNVLGSDNELPYIKQQTAYSEPENIDNDNLRGIDFSEDFQELMEIIDKELDE